The genomic DNA GAGCCTTTGTGGAGGAAGCACTCGTCGAGAAGCTTCTAGAGAACTTAGATTTAGAGGAACTAGAAGATGAGCACGATGCATCTGATGCATCCTTTTTAGACAGCTTCCACTTCTCGCTCATTTCCGCGTTTCAAGAAGAACGAAATATGTAGAGGGAGAGAGAAAGCTTCTGACTTAGGTGAAGGCCGGTCTCtgttaattatttattgtttttatttgattatgaGTTTGTAGTGATTGAGTTAAATAGAGAGAGGACGAAAAAGAATtaaatggagagagagagagagagatctagaGGGATGGAGCTGGGAGAAGAGAGCTGTATATATAGACTAGAgcaaacccgccctacgggcgggcaAGTAAAATTAACtgtaaaaatttattttgaatttttatttaagtttagtttaaaatagtattaaggttcataattattttacatcAATTTTATCTATGTGTTTTATTCTTCATTTTATAAAGTACAAACTTGTCTAGAACTAAATTTgctttttcactttttttcttctaaaactaATAATTGTCTCGAGCTCTCTTGAATGCTGGTTTGGAGCTAAGCATTAAGCTTAATGTCTTCTTCAAAGATATATCTCCATCTAGTTCTGTTTCCGATCAATAATTGTGTGTAGGACTACAATTCGACCACTCTACTATTACAACATTTTTTTAACCGATGATTCAGCTTCAACTTTGGGCTTGacctaaaatgtaaaaaaagataaacacaGCTTGGTCAAATAATGTGTTccattaaaataaacataaatggCCAAACtgagaagagaagcaaagagCTAACCTCACTGAGCGAGTGACAAAGAGCTTCCTCTCCCAAAGATGAATAGATAGTAACCACAGTGACATTACGCCTGAAGCAACCCTGTAACGCAATGAACCACTCTTCTCTCATATCCGCAAAAATGACGACATGTTCCTCATACTTGTGTCCCATCTGAACCAACTCAGAAGCAAAACAACACACAGCTTCAAGCGTCTGCCAGAACGTCTTCCACTCATAATCACCCAAATGAAGTTTCTCACCTCAACCTCTCTAGCGATCAGCTTCCTGGTCCCGGGGAAAACATGTCGCTGTGGTTCTTGCACGAGATCTCGAAGATCTCTGGGAGTGTGGAGATGTCTTCCCAGTGAGAGCTGACGGGATATTTGAACCGGTGGTTCCTAACGGTATGACCTGGCTCTCCACCGACGTCATCGACTATCACGCCTCGTTTCTCGTCTTTCTTAGCGTTGCGGACCAAAAGGGTTAGAGCTAGAGTGATAATGACACCAGCAGCGTAAGGAATCATCTTCCACTTCCTGAAAGCAATGGTAAACGTGTTTATTCACATAATCAATACAGAGAGGAGCTAAAAGAGTACACATTGGTTAAAAGCAGAAGACAGTCTCGTAAAGTTAGaatcttttttaatataatttagatCTGAGACAAAAAAGAGATAGCAGAACAAAAGGGATAGATAAAAACCGAAATGTGGATGATGTACCTTagattaaagtaaaatataatggTATGCTATTGATAGACTCGAGCGTGTAGGCTTCTAGAAGCTGTTGCCTATTGTCGCTTAACTTCTTTCTCAGTTACCCATTCTAATGTTGGTATCTGCGCTTTTGTTAATAATCAAAGATGTGTTCCTTGCTATTGCACGGTTGTTGTTATGTGCTAGTCTGCTAGGCAAACACAGAGCAGAAGCaatgaaactgaaaaaaaagataaacacgAAACAAAGTCAGTAAAAACAAAAGTTGAGAAACatgaaacataaaacataatttgTGAAAAACGACAAACACGATACATAATCATTGAAAATTATACCTTAGCATCTAAGAGCAGCATGTGGACTCCCATAAGGCATGGTACAACAGTTCGGCTGCCACGTCCAGCCTTAAAATTGGAAAGCAATATCTGGGAAGTTGCCAGTTCTCCTAGCTCTATGTGTGTATTATGAGTGGTACATCGATATGAAAATGTGAAAacatcattcaaaaaaaaaatgtgaaaactaATGGCGCTGGAGACCCCTTTCTATAGGTTTGAGATTTCCACCGCCTTCCAATAGCGAAGCAGATAATAGTTGTAGATCGTAGATGATGGAATCAAGGCGGACTTTAAGAAGATAATAATTTTCCGTTTGGTAAAAATCAGAGtcggaggaagaagatgaatcaAAACCCTCGTATTGGAGATCAGATAGCGACGGCGGAGAAAAACACTGAGTCGACCATCGAAGAAAGAAACGACGCGTTTCGAGTGACTTAACCCATTCAAAAACCCATGTAATTCAAAGCCCAAACAAAATGtcaaatgaaataaatgaaaCGCAGAGTATTGGTTAAAGGGACAGGTGTCGCCACCAGAACACACGAATTGATGACGTGTCAACGTCCAGGAGGGAAgaaactctattttatataaatagattgagtgttatcaaaataaaattaaatggaAATGCTGAAGACAATAGAATGATCTGgaatattaaattaattgatttaaatCATACTCGGTTTCTATAATGTGCATCCAATATTTAACCATCACTTAGTGTAACTCCTCCTTGACACATACTCCcgccgtttcaaattatatgtcgttttagaggaaattttttgtttcaaaataagttgtcgttttcggttttcaatgcaaaatttattgacaatattctttttttctatttttctattggttgatacatggttaggtgtattggtaatagtgtttttattttggaaatatataaaattaaatgttttcttaatttgtgtgcataaggttagaacgacatataatatgaaacggagggagtatttagCCTACTTTAACTTTGGTTTGACATGAAAGACTAATATAGGattgtttaataatttaaattttacaaaaaaaaaatatgtttttatctGCTTCGTAATTTTTTCGTTTTTCagtctttctatttttttttaccgatactatatatatttaatttctttgttTGGATACCCAGATTTTTTTTACCATAAGAAATGGTTATCATCTAGTATGCGCATATATATGCTCATAACACATTTTGGGTTTTAGCTTATAAGACTGGCTGGTGTTCTTCTACTCCTCCATATTTCATCTATTTATTTACGTCTTCTCCTTATTATCCGAATGAGCTTTTGGCTTAGTTTCACATGTTTAATTCTATTTAAATTTCTTGATAATAAACACTAGGGTTGATACGTTAGTTCGAAGAATAAAGACTCGAAACTATCATTTCTGCTTTGTAGGTTCCACATTTTCAAAATGACATAAAGCTTCATATACTAATATGAATCATTCATTATCGTTggagaaagaaaacaagaaaacaaagacGTTATTTATTGTAATTAAGCGTcacgtgagagagagagataatttTGTCGTACAATAAAACTGACATGGTGTGACGTAAACCATAAGGAAATTTGTAAAAGTAAGATCAATATTTCTAAAAGCTTCCACTGAATGCAAAATAGCTTTGTGGAACCACACCTAACTACGGCTATGTATACCAGTATACGTATATGAGTCAATGACGAGGATCCAACAGAAAGAATATTCTTGACGAGCGATTCATCATCGTGCCTTGAATTGAataatataactatattttttttttttggtcaaaggaataatataactatatttgtccaaaaaagagagaataataTAGCTACTTCTAAATGATGCCAATCAAGATTAAAAGACTTCGAAAGTAGAATTTTCTagacatattattattatttctttgttGTACTGTTTGATGTTAAAAAAGAGGACACTGTTTTCAAATTTTGTCTACAAACGTCTAAGTTCTAGGCGGGGTCTTGTCTCTCGAGTTGCATGTGAATCGGTGGTCTACAATTATAAGATCAAAACGGCAACATTAACTTttgtgaaaatataatttgggaGTATTTGGAGGAAGGGGGCAAGGAGGGACGAGAAGAAAAGTGAATCTTAcgataattatttttgaaatcgGGACCAAGAGTAGACAGCTTTGGGCCTAAACGATATTCCACATGTTTTTTCACCTTTGTGTTTCAAAACAGCCTGGGTTCCCTGAAAACAACtcattcaagaaaaaaaaaaaaactaaccacaGTATATCAACATGATGTGTACGTATGTACTTTATAGTTTCTACCATTTACATACTCTTACGTCACAGTCCAATTGCTAAGagggtgttacaaaaaaaagggGTCTAGTTGCTAAGAGGAATATCATGCGTTAAGATGTTAACTACAAAATGTAAAATGCAGCTTTGAAATTATAAGCTAAGATGCAGCTTTGAGTTAAGATGTTAACTACAAAATGTAAAATGCAGCTTTGAAATTAAAGTAGTTTAAGCTACTTTAATTTCAAAGCTGTACATTTTGTAGTTAACATCTTAACTCATGATATTCCTCTTAGCAACTAGACCCCTTTTTTTGTTACACCCTCTTATCAATTAGACAGTGACGTAAGAATGTATGTAGTTTAAGCTGCATTTTACATTTTGTAGTTAACATCTTAACTACTTTAACTTTAAAGCTGCATTTTATACAACAGCAAAAACTGGTGAATGGATGATATCACTACTCACTAGTCAAATATCTCTGCCAATTTAAAGTAGCTTAAACTACTTTCTTTATCGAAAGTTACCTTAAGATAACAGTTTGCCTAATTATAGCGATGATCAGACAAATAATAAGACATTAGCTTATACAAATAAGTACCCAATATCCATCACAAGAAAGATTACtaagagaaaagaaaacacTAGGGATGTTTTCAGGACAAAACAAATAGTTTAGACCATTCGCATTAAgaatcttttaattaaaaaaatactaagaagtattaatatttagttagaGAATATGTTAAAAGCTTTAGAACTGTAatatgaattttcaaaattttatcttttttctgttagaatattatcatttttgtGAAGAACTCTGCTTGACATTTACAAACGAATCCAACTCTTTGTGTTTCCAGAACGCGTGATTTTCAAACATTCTGTATTCCATGTTCGTTGAAAGCTTGGTGGTGGTATCTATCCTTTTAAGTTTGGAAGTCTTGACGTGTTCATCAACCAAGCCTCAAATGTATCAGTTTCATGAGATCTTAAGTTTGAGTGAATTTACCCTATAACGAACTTTAAACTCCAGAGACCTCGAAGTTCCCAGGGTCAAAAAAGGTCTTCCAACTTTAGTTCTTACACACGTCTCACAGAGGAGATGAGGAAGGCTCGGTGATTCCTCATACTCTGATCTTGATAATCCTAATTCCCATACCTCCGTAAGAGACGAGCTGTTACATGCTTTTACATCGTTGAAAGCGTTGACACtgaatgagaaaaaaaatgaagaaccATATAATAAAAGCACAGCTTCCTACAATATACGGACACTAGTCAGAACTATAAGACTCCTAGTACACCCTGCCTCGTGtataggggtgtcaaaatgggtcaaatgggtcaacccaacccatAACCCAAATGGGTTGACTGTTAAAGGGTCATGGATCAATCCaatccatttattaaatgggttGGGTTGACCTATGACCCATTAAATTGAATGGGTCAGATGGATTAATGGTTGATCCATCAACCCAACATCTTTATAATGAATCATTTTTAAGTTAATACCAATTTGAtcgaattaaaaaataatatttttttgcttttttggaaaattgtgtgttttccgCTTTCGaaagaaaattacgtttttcggttttggcgacgggaaattgcgttttccggttttggcgggaaattgtgtttttctcggttttggcggaaaattgtttttccggttttggcgggaaattgcgttttacggttttggtgggaaattgcattttccggttttggcgggaaattgcgtttttccggttttgacaggaaattgcatttttccggttttgacatgaaattatatttctcgttttttgcggaaaattgcaatttttctGTTTTGGGGGTAAATTGCGTTTTcctgttttggcgggaaattgtgtgtttctcggttttggcggaaaattgtttttcccggttttggcgaaaagttgtttttccgattttggcgggaaattgcgttttacggttttggcaggaaattgtatttttccggttttggcgggaaattgcgtttttccggttttgacaggaaattatatttctcggtttttgcggaaaattgcaattttttcgTTTTTTGCGGAAAAtcgcgttttccggttttggcgggaaattgtgttttccgtttttggcgggaaattgtgtttttctcggttttggcggaaaattgtttttccgattttggcgggaagttgcgttttacggttttgacgggaaattgcatttttccgattttggcgggaaattgcgtttttccggttttgacatgaaattatatttctcggttttggcggaaaatttcaattttccggttttgtcggaaaattgttttttttcgattttgatgGAAAATTGCATTTCTGGTTGtggcggaaaattgtgttttctgttttttgtgagaatttgttttttgattttttgatttttttttaattaaaattttttaaataggtCAGATTTGACCCAGCCCAATAGACCtattaacttgttaacccattaacctgttaacccattaacccattgaatcaaaaataaacagttCATTTGGGTTAATGGGTCAACTTGGATTGGGTTAACCAATGGGTcatgacccattttgacacccctactCGTGTAACTCATGCTATATAACCACATAACATCCCATATTATTAGGCATAAGACAAAGTCGGTCATAGAAAGTCCAATACTACAGTTGTCAGTGGTAACACGCATCTACATACAACAAACAAAGGAGAGAATATAGAGTCAACCGCGACATAAAAcagacaaaaacaaaaggaaaaacatCAAAACCACATAGGTTCAACACAAATCGAGATCTTTAATATACATCGCACAAGTCTAGGCGCTAGGGGTTCACACATAACGTGCAAATATACCccgtttacaaaaaaaaaaacttcaatccATCCAGAAACGTGacaatatataaacatatattcaaAAGAGTATTAGCAAATCTCAAACGCAGCTTTCTTGCTCCCGTATGGAGGCTGCAACCGCGGAAAAGAAAAGGTCAAGCTCAGGAGGCTGAAAGTAACCATTCTTCGGTGGTTCCCTCTTCTTTCCAAAGTGTATCGATCTTTTCCTTCTCACCGGTGGTGGACACGGCGGATACGCTGGTATCCGGCATTCCTCACGTGTAGGCGTCTGACATCCCACGTGATGGTCATCATCAACGGCAGCCACCGTCTCTCCTTCGTAGCAGCTAAACCCGTTGTCCATTTCGGCCTCTctctcttctactaactccatcTTACTTAAAgagttttaattgttttttaagtATTCTAGTTTTTTAGGTGTGACGTAGCTTGTTCTGGAAGTTGCCAGGAGTTGTATTGTACTTGCGGTGTAGAAACTGACACGTGGTGGAACATATTTCTACGTGTCAAAGCGTAGGTGATCTCAGGTAGAAATGTTGCCACACACACTTGACTTGACTTGAGTTGCATAATAAAAAAGGGTTTATTTAACTCAGGCCCATTTGAATCAGGTAGATATTACTCAggcccatttaaattatttgcgGCCCGTAAAAGGCACCGAATCACCAACCACATATTTGAGATACGAAAAGAATCAAGAACCGGTTGGTTTAATAGTTGTAGAGATCAAACCGGTTAGTGTCTTGTCTCACAAgcatcttataaaaataaaaatttagtttttcgaTCGCCACATGTTCAAGATAGGACTACTTTCATTCCCACAACGGGAAGACAAGTTTTCTAAACCATAAAGCAACAGAACCGGTGCAATGATAGACAAAGAGGTCCGAGAATGGGTGGCCAAAGCTCACAAGCGAACGGTTGAGCTAATAGAGGAACACAAAGAGCAAGTCACTCAGATCGCTGAGCTATATTGCTAGAGGAGGAGGTTCCACAACAGGATGATCTTACTAAAGTTTTAGGCGAGCGTCCGTTTAAGTCTGGTGTGACCACAAAATACAACATGTTCAAATCTGACTTGCAAAGAAGAAGAGTAATACAACTTTATAAACAAGACACATCCTAAAAAAAGTTAGCTTTTCATTATTTATGCGAACATAAGATTGTGTGAACATAGAGTACACTCTCTCACTCTGTCTCTTACGCTATACTCTTACACACACGCTATGTCACAAGCACATAACACCAGTAACCCTAACTCTCAAACACCAATCCAGCCCCAGCTACTTaggacacaaaaaaaaaaaaacaactatcaAGAAGAAGGAACCCAAACAGAGGAAGCATACACGATCCTACCTTTCCAGCCCTGAAGCAACCAGTTCCCATTCTGATCAATATCGAAATTCTTATCATACCCGTTCTCAATCTTCGCCTTCAGATTCTGCATCAGCTCCTTCTCTACCGGAAGCTGCCTAAACCCTGCTCTGATCACCCTCGCCTGCCACTGCTTATACGTCTCAGGCCTCTCCACTCTCTCCGTCCCTTCGCAAGCCACCACGTTCATGATCTCCCTCCCGTAGAACTCCTTCTCAAACATCAGCCTCATCTCGTCCTCCCTGCTCAGCTTCGAGTCACACATGTCAAACAGCGCCGAGTAATGAAACAAGGCTTCTCTAAACCTAGTGACAAAGAACGGCGCGTTGTAGGAGCCGCTCAGCACGGCCTGGATGAAGACGTTAGGGTTAACTTGCCTTATCAGCTTCAACACCGCGTCTCTAGGGCTGTTCACCACAACGGTCTCATCCAAAAGGTTCTTGAAACGGAACAGAGAGTTGACAACGGTAAACTCTCCTTCCTTGATCTTCAAGTCTTCGACTCTGATAGTCTCCCACTTCTGAGCTATGGCATTGTACTCAAACGGAACCTTGTACCTCTGACAGTACCTAGCCAAGCGACGACCCGTCTCGTCAACTCCCTCAGCGGGTCTAAACCCCCGCTGAGGGAGCTCAATCCCGGTGATCCTCAGCTTAGGAGGACCACCGGGCCTGAACGAGAGGCGGTGAATCAACGCAGGCCACTGAAAGCCATAAGAGATTCCAAAATCTATAATATGGATGGTCTTGGCGTCAGCGGTGAGACGCATGACGCTGTGGTTAGCGAATATGATGGCGGCTTTCTTGAACGGGCAGACGGAGATGTACGTCTGGTAAGCCTTTAGCATATCCGCTGCTGACGTTTTTTTGGAAGACAGAGCTGTGTAGATCTGCGTGCCGGTCCCTGCCAAGCGCGCTTCGAGGCTGTTGGCGAAGTAGTGAGCTAGACGCTCAGAGCCGTTGCCTAGAGGAGAGGAATGCTCTCGTATCTGTCTCAGCATCTCATTGGCGGTCCTCCGGTCGTCTACGGATACGGCTTGCGCGCATAGGACCAAGAGTGTCCTCAGATCAGCAGCAGTTTCTTTCTTGGAATCGTTACCTGTTGACTTCTTTCCACGAGCctttgctcctcctcctcctcctccatttGACTCAGTTTGAAACTTCTGGTGAGTAATGCATACTGGTTGACCTGTGCCGCCGCATAGGAGAATCTTATCAAACATCTCAGAGAGCTCTGTTTCTTCGACGTAGACAGCGGATTGTTTGTTGCTTCTTTCTTCAACCAAGTCAGAGTCTTCGTCGCGCCAGTGACTTTTCTTCCCAGTCAATCTGttggaaggaggaggaggaggatgatcTGCCTCATCCCTCTTCTCTGTCTTAACAGAAACTTCAGAAGTATTATTCTCCTCGGAGCTAGAGTTCTTTGGGACGTAGCTATCCACGTCGATGAAGAGCTGAGATGATTTAGGAAGGAACTTACTAGCTTCATCAACCCCTCTCTTGAACTGCATAGCCAGTTCACTATCTTTGAACATCCTCGAAACCAAATCACtgttaccaccaccaccactggTGACACTGCTTGACCTAGAAGTGGACTGGAAGACAAAGTTACTAGGGATGGGTGTCTGTAACCAAGAAGGCCTATTGTTATTCTCCAAACCATCAACGCTCCAGTGTGAATCAGAGGAAGTGGTAGTAGTGGTGCTTGCGTAATCACTGAAACCACCACCACTTGGGAAAGAACCATCAGGGCTCAGTTTCTCAGGGTAAGCTCCTCCAAGATCCATAGAAGAGGTAGAAGAAGGGTAGTGTTCACCAAGGGCTTCGTAGAGAGATTTCTCAGCGGCTTGAAGAGCCAAAGCGTCGTGAAACATACAAGGCTTCTCTTCCATGtcttcctccataagcacctggcTTATGTACTTGAGAACAGAGTCAGAGAACTCAGAGTCGTCAGATGGAGATGACAAGCGGTCTCCTGAtgatgcagcagcagcagcagctatGTTCTTCTTCtgtggatgatgatgatatgtCTCTGGATGAGGAGGAGGGGCAGAGGAGTAATGATCGAAAGATGCGAAATTTAAGAGAGGGTCATCTAGATAGAACCCATCAGATGAATCTACGGTTTGGTTCGAGGCAGGCAGATCATCAAACTCGCTGGTGAAATCGAACCCATCTAAGGATCCACCTGAATAAGAACCCATGGATTccagaaaaccctaaaaaaatcCTCTAGGGTTCGCTAAAAATCAACTAAAAGGTGGAGACTTTATGTTCCTGATCAAAATCATCCAAAAAAACAGAGCAGTGAACAGagtataataataaataacaaataatgATTTAGAGAGAAGGTATCAGTATACATACCTCTTTGTGGGTGAGATgaccaaaggaagaagaagaagaagcttgagCTAGGGGAAAAGGTTTGGACTTTAGAGAGAGGGTGGAGGAGCAAATGAAAGATAAGAAGAAGCAGTGATGCGAGATTTATTGTTTTACTGTAAAGaagatattataaattaataaaataataaa from Raphanus sativus cultivar WK10039 unplaced genomic scaffold, ASM80110v3 Scaffold2264, whole genome shotgun sequence includes the following:
- the LOC130505425 gene encoding scarecrow-like protein 14, producing the protein MGSYSGGSLDGFDFTSEFDDLPASNQTVDSSDGFYLDDPLLNFASFDHYSSAPPPHPETYHHHPQKKNIAAAAAASSGDRLSSPSDDSEFSDSVLKYISQVLMEEDMEEKPCMFHDALALQAAEKSLYEALGEHYPSSTSSMDLGGAYPEKLSPDGSFPSGGGFSDYASTTTTTSSDSHWSVDGLENNNRPSWLQTPIPSNFVFQSTSRSSSVTSGGGGNSDLVSRMFKDSELAMQFKRGVDEASKFLPKSSQLFIDVDSYVPKNSSSEENNTSEVSVKTEKRDEADHPPPPPSNRLTGKKSHWRDEDSDLVEERSNKQSAVYVEETELSEMFDKILLCGGTGQPVCITHQKFQTESNGGGGGGAKARGKKSTGNDSKKETAADLRTLLVLCAQAVSVDDRRTANEMLRQIREHSSPLGNGSERLAHYFANSLEARLAGTGTQIYTALSSKKTSAADMLKAYQTYISVCPFKKAAIIFANHSVMRLTADAKTIHIIDFGISYGFQWPALIHRLSFRPGGPPKLRITGIELPQRGFRPAEGVDETGRRLARYCQRYKVPFEYNAIAQKWETIRVEDLKIKEGEFTVVNSLFRFKNLLDETVVVNSPRDAVLKLIRQVNPNVFIQAVLSGSYNAPFFVTRFREALFHYSALFDMCDSKLSREDEMRLMFEKEFYGREIMNVVACEGTERVERPETYKQWQARVIRAGFRQLPVEKELMQNLKAKIENGYDKNFDIDQNGNWLLQGWKGRIVYASSVWVPSS